A window of Microbacterium sp. Root61 genomic DNA:
CATCGTCCGCGCCCTCGGCAACCACGCGGCGGTGGCGATCGCGGGCGCACGCCTACCCATCGTCGGGCGTGTCGCCATGGACGTATGCGTCGTCGACGTCGGCGACGTGCGTGTCGAACGCGGCGACGAAGTGGTGTTCTTCGGCGATCCGGCATCCGACGAGCCGTCGATGGGCGAGTGGGTGCTGGCCACGGGGTTCACGGCTGCGGAGATCGTCACAACCATCGGACAGCGAGCGACGCGGGAGTACACCGAGTGACAGCCGAACTGCACGTCGACCTCGGCACACTGGCGGGCAACATCGCCCACGTGCGCGCCACGGTGGCACCCGCCGAGCTCATGCTCGTGGTCAAGGACGACGCCTACGGACACGGCCTGGCAGCCGTCGTGCGCCGGGCCTGGAGCGAAGGCGTGCGCTGGTTCGGCGCGTTCGATGTGCGCACCGGCTGTGCCGTGCGGGAGGAGCTCGGGCCCGACGCCCGCATCTTCGTCTGGATCGCGGCCTCCGCCGCCGAGGTGGCCGCCGGTGTGGCGGCCGGGCTCGATCTGGGGATCGGGGACGCCGCGCTCCTGGAAGACGCCGCAGCCGCTGCCGCGGCATCCGATGTCCGCGTCCGCGTGCATCTGAAGATCGACACCGGTCTGCACCGCAACGGCGTGCGGCCCGACGAATGGCCCGCGTTCACGGCGCGGGCCGCGGCGCTCGAGACGGACGGCGCGATCGAGGTGATCGGCGTCTGGAGTCACATCGCCGAGGCATCCGACGCCGAAGACGACCTCGCGCGACACGCGTTCGACGATGCCGTCGAGACGGCCCGTCGCGCAGGACTGCGGCCCGTCGTGCGGCACCTGGCCGCGAGCGCGGCCGCGGTCGCCCGCTCCGAGTACCGATACGACATGGTGCGGATCGGGGCGTTCGCGTACGGGATCCGCTCCGCGGGCGGACCGGGGGAGTCCGAACTGGGCGTGCGCCCGATCGCGGCGCTGCGTGCCCCCGTGCTGTCGGTCGAGGAGGACGGCGTGCACGTCGGCGTCGGTGCGCTGCACGGGTTGCCGTCCATGCTCGCGGGGCGGATCCAAGCGGGAACGCCGGCCGGGCCGCGCGCGGTGCGCGCGATCGCGGGTGCGGAGAGCGTGTTGGAGCCGTGGACGGATGCCGCCGCCGGTCAGTCGGTCGCGATCTACGGAGCGAACGACCAGGCGCCGCTCACCGCGACCGACCTCGGCGAGGCGATCGACACGATCGGCGAGGAGATCGCCGTGCGCGTGTCTCCGGAAGTGCTCCGGGTGTATTCCGCCTAGACGGACTCGGTGAGACGCGAAGTCTCGTCGTGCCAGCTGGTGGCGATGCTGCGCAGCTTCTCTTCGTAGCGGCGACCGTGGTGGGCGCAGAACAGCAGCTCGCTGCCGTTCACTTCTGCGGCGATGTACGCCTGCGCACCGCAAGAGTCGCAGCGGTCTGCGGCGGTCAGACGGTACTCGAGGACATCGGCGGGCTCAGCGGCTGTCGTCAACGTGGTCATTTCGGTGCCTCCTCGGTTGTGTAGCGTCCTGGTGCGGGGTCATCACATACAACCATGCGATGCCCGGGAGAATGCCGCGAACCGATCACATTTCGCTCACCGCGTACGTCGACCCGGCACGCCGAGCGAGAACGACCGCGACGTCGGATGCCCCGGATATTCTTGAGGATTGTGACCTCTGAGTATTCCGCCCATCATCTGCAGGTGCTCGAGGGCCTTGAAGCCGTTCGCAAGCGCCCCGGCATGTACATCGGGTCCACTGATTCCCGCGGTCTGATGCACTGCCTGTGGGAGATCATCGACAACTCGGTCGACGAGGCTCTCGGTGGCTTCGGCAGTCGTATCGACATCGTCCTGCACGCCGACGGAAGCGTCGAGGTGCGCGACCGCGCCCGCGGCATCCCGGTCGACATCGAGCCGCGTACGGGGCTGTCCGGGGTCGAGGTCGTCTTCACGAAGCTGCACGCCGGCGGCAAGTTCGGCGGCGGTTCCTACGGCTCGTCGGGCGGTCTGCACGGTGTCGGGGCATCCGTCGTCAATGCGCTGTCCGCGCGCCTCGACGTCGAGGTCGACCGCGGCGGCAAGACGTGGGCGATGTCGTTCCACCGCGGTGAGCCCGGCAACTTCTCCGGCCCCACGCCCGACGCGACGTTCACCCCGTTCGAGAAGAGCTCCGAGCTGCGGGTCGCCGGCAAGGCGGCGAAGGGCGTCACGGGCACGCGCATCCGGTACTGGGCCGATCCGCAGATCTTCACCAAGGACGCGCACTTCCACCTCGACGAGCTGGAGCAGCGCGCGCGCCAGACGGCGTTCCTCGTGCCCGGTCTCGAGATCGTCATCCGCGACGAGCGGCGCATCGGCGCCGGCGAGGACGCCGTCGAGACCAGCTATCGCTTCGACGGCGGCATCTCCGAATT
This region includes:
- a CDS encoding alanine racemase, which codes for MTAELHVDLGTLAGNIAHVRATVAPAELMLVVKDDAYGHGLAAVVRRAWSEGVRWFGAFDVRTGCAVREELGPDARIFVWIAASAAEVAAGVAAGLDLGIGDAALLEDAAAAAAASDVRVRVHLKIDTGLHRNGVRPDEWPAFTARAAALETDGAIEVIGVWSHIAEASDAEDDLARHAFDDAVETARRAGLRPVVRHLAASAAAVARSEYRYDMVRIGAFAYGIRSAGGPGESELGVRPIAALRAPVLSVEEDGVHVGVGALHGLPSMLAGRIQAGTPAGPRAVRAIAGAESVLEPWTDAAAGQSVAIYGANDQAPLTATDLGEAIDTIGEEIAVRVSPEVLRVYSA
- a CDS encoding DUF7455 domain-containing protein, with protein sequence MTTLTTAAEPADVLEYRLTAADRCDSCGAQAYIAAEVNGSELLFCAHHGRRYEEKLRSIATSWHDETSRLTESV